From the Chitinophaga lutea genome, one window contains:
- a CDS encoding TolC family protein, translating to MLPRLIYLLSFMNLLAFSSTAQTRLDGYIADAVRHNQAITRQNFQLEKSMYALQEAKAFFMPQASVLANYTKSGGGRTIDLPLGDLMNPVYSTLNELTASQKFPQLSNESILLNPDNFYDAKVRASLPLINTEIWYAKKIRQEDITRQQAILNVYKRQLVKDVKTAYYQYFQAVRAVEVYNSALKLVQENIRVNQSMLKNGIRNSTSLTRAQTELQQVETAIAQAKNQQQNARAYFNFLLNRPLTDSIQLDSTIATLPAAIPATGTQQREELRQFETTKRMALLAEKKEQALFTPKVSTFLDLGSQGFNWKVDNKSRYYLWGVNLQWDLFTGGQRKQRIKQARADASIAQTAYDETARSLELELNNAANNYNTASANFNIAQTQLQLSEKYFSDQMKVYREGQLLYIELLDAQNQLTQSRLQLLQAWARVQVSAAEIERAQASYPLPNIQ from the coding sequence ATGTTACCAAGACTCATTTACCTACTGTCGTTTATGAATCTGCTGGCGTTCAGCAGTACGGCGCAAACCCGCCTTGATGGCTACATTGCAGACGCCGTGCGACATAACCAGGCCATCACGCGGCAAAACTTCCAGCTGGAAAAAAGCATGTACGCCCTGCAGGAAGCCAAAGCGTTCTTCATGCCGCAGGCCTCGGTGCTGGCCAATTACACCAAATCAGGCGGCGGCCGCACCATCGACCTGCCGCTCGGCGACCTGATGAACCCGGTGTACAGCACCCTCAACGAACTGACGGCCAGCCAGAAGTTCCCGCAGTTGTCCAACGAATCGATTCTCCTCAACCCGGATAATTTCTACGACGCCAAGGTGCGGGCTTCCCTCCCGCTCATCAATACCGAAATATGGTACGCGAAGAAGATCCGGCAGGAAGACATCACGCGGCAGCAGGCCATCCTCAACGTGTACAAGCGCCAGCTGGTGAAAGACGTGAAAACGGCGTACTACCAGTATTTCCAGGCGGTGCGGGCGGTGGAAGTGTACAACAGCGCATTGAAACTGGTGCAGGAAAACATCCGCGTCAACCAGAGCATGCTGAAAAACGGCATCCGCAACAGCACTTCGCTCACCCGTGCGCAGACGGAGCTGCAACAGGTGGAAACAGCCATCGCGCAGGCAAAGAACCAGCAGCAGAATGCCAGGGCTTATTTCAATTTCCTGTTGAACCGGCCGTTGACGGACAGCATCCAGCTCGACAGTACCATCGCCACCCTGCCGGCCGCCATCCCGGCCACCGGCACGCAGCAGCGGGAAGAGCTGCGGCAGTTCGAAACCACCAAACGCATGGCGCTGCTCGCGGAGAAAAAGGAACAGGCGTTGTTCACCCCGAAGGTGAGCACCTTCCTCGATCTCGGTAGCCAGGGCTTCAACTGGAAAGTCGACAATAAATCGCGGTACTACCTCTGGGGCGTGAACCTGCAATGGGACCTCTTCACCGGCGGCCAGCGGAAACAGCGCATCAAACAGGCGCGCGCCGACGCCTCCATCGCACAAACGGCGTACGACGAAACGGCCCGCAGCCTTGAACTGGAGCTGAACAATGCGGCCAACAACTACAACACGGCCAGCGCCAATTTCAACATCGCGCAAACGCAGCTGCAGCTCTCCGAGAAATATTTTTCCGACCAGATGAAAGTGTACAGGGAAGGCCAGCTGCTGTACATCGAACTGCTCGACGCGCAGAACCAGCTCACCCAATCGCGCCTCCAGCTGCTGCAGGCATGGGCCCGCGTACAGGTATCGGCCGCTGAAATAGAGCGCGCACAGGCATCCTATCCATTACCAAACATTCAATAA
- a CDS encoding GNAT family N-acetyltransferase: MIREAKPADEAAVVPILFQAMHEVACRLAGTSEEAVLGPLFGHFFRTPGNQYSYENTLVYEDDKGIGGIIVGYDGGRLAELRAPVFAHIEAQLGHSYQPGDETGPGEFYLDSIAVSPASQGKGIGRQLIYAAEDRARTEGHTRTGLLVSDENPDAQRLYERLGYVVEAVVTFSGGHYLHLVKTL, translated from the coding sequence ATGATCAGAGAAGCGAAGCCCGCCGACGAAGCGGCGGTGGTCCCGATTTTATTCCAGGCCATGCATGAAGTAGCCTGCAGACTGGCCGGCACCAGCGAGGAGGCGGTGCTGGGGCCCTTGTTCGGGCACTTTTTCCGGACGCCGGGCAACCAGTACAGTTACGAGAACACGCTGGTGTATGAAGACGACAAAGGCATCGGCGGCATCATTGTAGGGTACGACGGCGGCCGGCTGGCCGAACTGCGTGCGCCGGTGTTCGCACACATCGAGGCGCAGCTGGGACACAGCTATCAGCCGGGTGATGAAACGGGGCCGGGGGAGTTTTACCTCGACAGTATCGCCGTGTCGCCCGCCAGCCAGGGCAAAGGCATCGGGCGGCAACTGATTTATGCGGCGGAAGACCGGGCGCGGACCGAAGGGCATACCCGCACGGGGCTGCTGGTGAGCGATGAAAACCCCGATGCGCAGCGGCTGTACGAGCGCCTCGGGTATGTAGTGGAAGCAGTGGTGACTTTCAGCGGCGGCCATTACCTGCACCTCGTCAAGACATTATAA
- a CDS encoding efflux RND transporter permease subunit yields the protein MKISEYAVKNYQFTLVIFVMIIALGITTILNMPRSEDPEMHSPTYTVVVVYPGTSPKDMEELIVDPLEKEIHGLENVLRIRTSIKDGLAVLRVDYKYSSNVDDKYQEMVRVVNNKRRELPENIDVEVLKLQPSDVNIMQIALISENAPRDKLKFYAERLQDELEKLTPLKKVEIFGLPDQQVRAELDLEKMAQMNLPVNNVISSLQNETLSIPGGAVEAGNRTFNIKTSGNFHSMDEIRNTIVYTGGGRNVYLKDIAKVYYGYADETYQTRLNGYRSVFVAAAQKEGENISKTQQLYKPVLAEFKKSLPANIDMVEHFDQAENVNRRLGSLGTDFLIAIGLVAITLLPLGFRQALIVMISIPLSLAIGIVLLQLTGYNLNQLSIVGLVVALGLLVDDSIVVVENIERWILEGHSALEATLKATKQIGLAVVGCTVTLIIAFMPLVFMPEGAGDFIRGLPMAVIFCVLASMVVSLTIIPFLTSKLLKPHTGHPDGNIFMRALKKLIHGSYARLLDKALQRPMLTLVATVIIFAGSIFVFQLIGFSLFPASEKPQFLINITTPPQSNLGYTNRITKEIEQYLQHEKAVQYYASNVGKGNPRIYYNVVQENERSDFAQIFVQLHADTDQKTKAAVMEKFRTAWTPYPGAKVEVKNFEQGPPVLAPVEVRLFGDNLDSLRSLAAHVEKMLHETPGTMYIDNPVDLLKSDIRVAIQPDKAQQLGVPFVQVDRTVRLAVAGLSLGKYTDHNSNDYDILLTRARDGRPSLDVFSNLYVNNVQGKAIPLSQVAELKMETSPVNINHQEKRRVVSVQAFVQQGFLVSRVISDVTSRMDAMQLPPGYSYEMGGEVESAKQSFGGFQSIILVTVFLFVAVLILEFKTFKSTLIILSVIPLGIVGAAVALWMTGNTLSFVAIIGLIALAGIEVKNTILLVDFTNQLRAQGRSLDEAIREAGEVRFLPIVLTSLTAIGGLIPIAASSNPLISPLAIVLIGGLISSTLLSRLVTPVVYKLIPPKV from the coding sequence ATGAAGATTTCTGAATATGCCGTCAAGAATTACCAGTTCACCCTCGTGATCTTCGTGATGATCATCGCGCTCGGCATCACCACCATTCTGAACATGCCGCGCTCGGAAGACCCGGAAATGCACTCTCCCACGTACACCGTGGTGGTGGTGTACCCCGGCACCAGCCCGAAAGACATGGAGGAACTGATCGTAGACCCGCTGGAAAAAGAAATACACGGCCTCGAAAATGTGCTGCGCATCCGCACCAGCATCAAGGACGGGCTGGCGGTGCTGCGCGTGGACTATAAATACAGCAGCAACGTAGACGACAAGTACCAGGAGATGGTGCGGGTGGTCAACAACAAACGGCGCGAACTGCCCGAGAACATCGACGTGGAGGTGCTCAAACTGCAGCCCTCCGATGTGAACATCATGCAGATCGCGCTCATCTCGGAAAACGCGCCGCGCGACAAACTCAAGTTTTACGCCGAAAGGCTGCAGGACGAACTGGAAAAGCTCACCCCGCTGAAGAAGGTGGAGATCTTCGGCTTGCCCGACCAGCAGGTGCGCGCCGAGCTCGACCTCGAAAAAATGGCGCAGATGAACCTGCCCGTCAACAATGTGATCAGCAGCCTGCAGAATGAAACCCTTTCCATTCCGGGCGGCGCCGTCGAAGCCGGTAACCGCACGTTCAATATCAAAACCAGCGGCAACTTCCACTCGATGGACGAGATCCGCAACACCATCGTGTACACCGGCGGCGGGCGCAACGTGTACCTGAAAGACATCGCCAAAGTGTATTACGGTTATGCCGATGAAACCTACCAGACCCGCCTCAACGGCTACCGCAGCGTGTTTGTAGCCGCGGCGCAGAAAGAGGGCGAGAACATCAGCAAAACCCAGCAGCTGTACAAACCCGTGCTGGCGGAATTCAAAAAATCACTGCCCGCCAATATCGACATGGTGGAACATTTCGACCAGGCCGAAAACGTGAACCGCCGCCTCGGCAGCCTCGGCACGGACTTCCTGATCGCCATCGGCCTTGTGGCCATTACGCTGCTGCCGCTGGGCTTCCGGCAGGCCCTGATCGTGATGATCTCCATCCCGCTGTCGCTCGCCATCGGCATCGTACTGTTGCAGCTCACCGGCTACAACCTCAACCAGCTCAGCATCGTGGGCCTGGTAGTGGCGCTGGGCCTGCTGGTAGACGACAGTATCGTGGTGGTGGAAAACATCGAACGCTGGATACTCGAAGGCCACAGCGCCCTCGAAGCCACGCTGAAAGCCACCAAACAGATCGGGCTGGCGGTAGTGGGCTGCACCGTCACGCTCATCATCGCCTTTATGCCGCTGGTGTTCATGCCCGAAGGCGCGGGCGATTTTATCAGAGGGTTGCCCATGGCGGTGATTTTCTGCGTGCTGGCGTCGATGGTGGTGTCGTTGACCATCATCCCCTTCCTCACCAGCAAACTGCTCAAACCGCACACCGGCCACCCGGACGGGAACATCTTCATGCGTGCGCTGAAAAAGCTCATCCACGGCAGTTACGCCCGCCTGCTCGACAAGGCGCTGCAGCGCCCCATGCTGACGCTCGTGGCCACCGTGATCATTTTCGCGGGCTCGATATTCGTGTTCCAGCTGATCGGGTTCAGCCTGTTCCCCGCTTCGGAAAAGCCGCAGTTCCTGATCAACATCACCACCCCGCCGCAGTCGAACCTCGGCTATACCAACCGCATCACCAAAGAGATCGAACAGTACCTGCAGCATGAAAAAGCAGTGCAGTACTATGCGTCCAATGTCGGCAAAGGCAACCCGCGCATTTATTACAACGTGGTGCAGGAAAACGAGCGGAGCGACTTCGCGCAGATCTTCGTACAGCTGCATGCAGACACGGATCAGAAAACGAAAGCGGCCGTGATGGAAAAGTTCCGCACGGCCTGGACGCCTTATCCCGGCGCCAAAGTGGAAGTCAAGAATTTCGAACAAGGCCCACCGGTGCTGGCGCCTGTGGAAGTGCGGCTGTTCGGCGACAACCTCGACTCGCTCCGGAGCCTGGCCGCGCATGTAGAAAAAATGCTGCACGAAACGCCGGGCACCATGTACATCGATAACCCGGTAGACCTGCTGAAAAGCGACATCCGTGTGGCCATCCAGCCAGACAAAGCGCAGCAGCTGGGCGTTCCGTTCGTGCAGGTGGACCGTACCGTACGCCTCGCCGTAGCGGGACTTTCCCTGGGCAAATACACGGACCATAACAGCAACGACTACGACATCCTGCTCACCCGCGCCCGCGACGGCCGCCCTTCGCTCGATGTATTCAGCAACCTGTATGTCAACAACGTACAGGGCAAAGCCATCCCCTTGTCACAGGTGGCGGAGCTGAAAATGGAAACCTCTCCCGTGAACATCAACCACCAGGAAAAACGGCGGGTCGTATCCGTACAAGCATTCGTGCAGCAGGGTTTCCTCGTCAGCCGTGTGATCAGCGACGTCACTTCCAGGATGGACGCCATGCAGCTCCCGCCCGGCTACAGTTACGAGATGGGCGGCGAGGTGGAAAGCGCCAAACAATCGTTCGGCGGTTTCCAGTCGATCATCCTGGTGACGGTGTTCCTCTTTGTTGCCGTGCTGATACTGGAGTTCAAAACCTTCAAAAGCACGCTCATCATCCTGTCGGTTATCCCGCTGGGGATCGTGGGCGCGGCGGTAGCGTTGTGGATGACGGGCAATACCCTGTCTTTCGTGGCCATCATCGGCCTCATCGCGCTGGCCGGCATCGAGGTGAAGAATACCATCCTGCTGGTGGATTTCACGAACCAGCTGCGGGCGCAGGGCAGGTCGCTCGACGAGGCGATCCGCGAAGCCGGCGAGGTGCGTTTCCTGCCCATCGTGCTGACGTCTTTAACCGCCATCGGCGGCCTCATCCCGATCGCGGCATCCAGCAACCCGCTGATTTCGCCGCTGGCGATCGTGCTCATCGGCGGGCTGATCAGTTCCACGTTGCTGTCGCGGCTGGTAACGCCGGTAGTGTACAAACTCATTCCGCCGAAAGTATAA
- a CDS encoding TetR/AcrR family transcriptional regulator, whose amino-acid sequence MGITDRKEREKLEMRRLIIEAAMRMFVDEGYEKTSIRAIADKIEYSPGTIYLYYKDKDELLYEVQREAFGQLRDALAERAVSKDPWKRLTQVMHTYVEFGLAHPDLYDLMFIIRAPMKTAEEKGDWKNGDACFAFLLQAMTECIEKKLIRYTDPRVGSLSLWSLGHGLVSLEVRCRLKVLEATESDMARIIKSSIDEHMRLMKA is encoded by the coding sequence ATGGGCATTACCGACAGGAAAGAACGGGAGAAACTGGAAATGCGGCGACTCATCATTGAAGCAGCGATGCGCATGTTCGTGGACGAAGGGTATGAAAAAACCTCCATCCGGGCCATCGCCGATAAGATCGAGTATAGTCCGGGTACGATCTATCTCTACTATAAAGACAAAGACGAACTGCTCTACGAAGTGCAGCGCGAGGCTTTCGGCCAATTGCGCGACGCACTGGCGGAAAGGGCCGTGAGCAAGGATCCCTGGAAGCGGCTCACACAGGTGATGCACACCTACGTGGAATTCGGGCTGGCGCATCCTGACCTGTACGACCTGATGTTCATCATCCGCGCGCCCATGAAAACGGCGGAAGAAAAAGGCGACTGGAAAAACGGCGATGCCTGCTTCGCGTTCCTGCTCCAGGCGATGACGGAATGCATCGAAAAGAAGCTCATCCGGTACACCGATCCGCGCGTGGGCTCACTGTCCCTCTGGTCGCTCGGCCACGGCCTCGTTTCACTGGAAGTGCGGTGCAGGCTCAAGGTGCTGGAAGCAACGGAAAGCGACATGGCGCGCATCATCAAATCCTCCATCGACGAGCATATGCGGCTGATGAAGGCATAA
- a CDS encoding efflux RND transporter periplasmic adaptor subunit, whose amino-acid sequence MQPRILSLLFAAAVIFQACGSGNAASEIPAQTAIPVKLLPLTASAGAAAIPVSGTFTTDDEVLLSFKTGGIIQRIMVREGDAIRAGQTVAVLNPVEIDAQVQQAKLAFEKATRDHQRAQNLYNDSVATLEQLQNAGTAMEMARQQLQAAQFNRNHSVITAPRNGFVLRKLAAEGQLVQPGTPVLETNGAQSGNWLLRTSVSNKEWAAIRINDAATVEVESVPGKTFTGTVSRRSEGIDPATGAFQIDIRFSGEKPASIAFGMFGKAVVQTSEKAQTGSGWAIPYDALLDGDGSSGYVFITNDGKTAQKVKVTVAGMEKDQVLISQGLENARQLIIAGSAYLKDSSAIRIIQ is encoded by the coding sequence ATGCAACCACGAATCCTCTCCCTGCTATTCGCCGCCGCCGTGATTTTCCAGGCATGCGGCAGCGGTAATGCCGCATCGGAAATTCCTGCGCAAACCGCCATCCCCGTTAAACTGCTTCCGCTCACGGCTTCCGCCGGCGCGGCCGCTATACCCGTTTCCGGGACGTTCACGACCGACGACGAAGTGCTGCTCTCATTCAAAACAGGCGGCATCATCCAGCGCATCATGGTCAGGGAAGGCGACGCCATCCGCGCCGGGCAAACGGTAGCCGTGCTCAATCCCGTGGAAATCGACGCGCAGGTGCAGCAGGCGAAACTGGCTTTCGAGAAAGCCACCCGCGATCATCAGCGGGCGCAGAACCTGTACAACGACAGTGTGGCCACGCTCGAACAATTGCAGAACGCCGGCACCGCCATGGAAATGGCGCGGCAGCAATTGCAGGCGGCGCAGTTCAACCGCAATCACAGCGTGATCACCGCGCCCCGTAACGGTTTCGTACTGCGCAAACTCGCCGCGGAAGGCCAGCTGGTGCAGCCCGGCACGCCCGTGCTGGAAACCAACGGCGCACAGTCCGGCAACTGGCTCCTCCGCACCAGCGTCAGCAATAAGGAATGGGCGGCCATCCGCATCAACGACGCGGCTACCGTGGAAGTGGAGTCCGTTCCCGGCAAAACCTTCACGGGCACGGTATCCCGCCGCTCCGAAGGCATCGACCCGGCTACAGGGGCCTTCCAGATCGACATCCGCTTCAGCGGCGAAAAGCCGGCCAGCATCGCCTTCGGTATGTTCGGCAAAGCGGTGGTGCAAACCAGCGAAAAGGCTCAAACGGGCAGCGGCTGGGCCATCCCGTACGATGCCCTGCTCGACGGAGACGGCAGCTCGGGGTATGTGTTCATCACCAACGACGGCAAAACGGCGCAGAAAGTGAAAGTGACCGTGGCCGGTATGGAGAAAGACCAGGTGCTGATCAGCCAGGGCCTCGAAAACGCCCGCCAGCTCATCATTGCAGGCAGCGCTTACCTGAAAGACAGCAGCGCCATCCGCATTATTCAATAA
- a CDS encoding AMP-dependent synthetase/ligase, which yields MTEKPKRLFDAVAYQLERFPKPDMLVSKVDGIWRPWGTAQVQQIVNRFSAGLLALGVGGNDFTAEGADKIAIISNNRPEWVFTDLAVQQTGAVLVPLYPTTNPMEIEFILNDAAVKYIFVSSAELLQKIRDLQGKVPTLKQIYTFEEIPGAEHWSKITDMATDELLQKVEAIRPTISEEHLATIIYTSGTTGTPKGVMLTHKNIVSNVFNSKESFPFPDAPEQKVLSFLPLNHIFEKMCTYIYLFSGIGAYYAESLDKIGDNLKEVKPDGFTTVPRLLEKVYEKIMSAGNELTGAKRALFFWAVGLGKRYDNVRDGGWWYNTQLKLANKLIFSKWREALGGRVQFIVTGGAACQENLLRIFNAAQIPVYEGYGPTENSPVISVNRRFTPDGVRFGTTGPPIVGQEVKLTEEGEICVKGPSVMKGYYKRPDLTAETVIDGWLHTGDIGTFIDGKFLKITDRKKELFKTSGGKYVAPQPIENKSKESPFVEQIMVVGSERKFVAALIVPSFNMLKRWMKQNNIDFTTNEEAVRNPDVLAMYQKVIDRYNENFNHVEQIKKFALMPKEWGVETGEMTPKLSLRRKAIMEKYKDVVEKIYAA from the coding sequence ATGACAGAAAAGCCAAAACGATTATTCGACGCGGTCGCATACCAGCTGGAAAGGTTCCCTAAACCCGATATGCTTGTTTCCAAAGTAGATGGCATCTGGCGGCCCTGGGGCACAGCCCAGGTGCAGCAGATCGTGAACCGCTTCAGTGCGGGCCTGCTGGCCCTCGGCGTGGGCGGCAACGATTTCACCGCCGAAGGGGCGGACAAAATAGCCATCATCAGTAACAACCGGCCGGAGTGGGTGTTTACCGACCTTGCCGTACAGCAGACGGGCGCAGTGCTGGTGCCGCTTTATCCCACTACCAACCCGATGGAGATCGAATTCATCCTCAACGACGCGGCTGTTAAATACATCTTCGTCAGCAGTGCGGAATTGCTGCAGAAGATCCGCGACCTCCAGGGTAAAGTGCCCACGCTGAAACAGATCTACACGTTCGAGGAAATCCCCGGCGCGGAACACTGGAGCAAAATTACGGACATGGCCACCGATGAGCTGCTGCAGAAAGTGGAGGCCATCCGCCCCACGATCAGCGAAGAACACCTGGCCACCATCATCTACACCTCGGGTACCACGGGCACACCGAAAGGCGTGATGCTCACACATAAAAACATCGTCAGCAACGTATTCAATTCCAAGGAAAGTTTCCCGTTCCCCGACGCGCCCGAACAGAAAGTGCTGAGCTTCCTGCCGCTGAACCACATCTTCGAAAAGATGTGCACCTACATCTACCTGTTCAGCGGCATCGGCGCCTACTACGCGGAAAGCCTCGATAAAATCGGCGATAACCTGAAAGAGGTAAAACCCGACGGGTTCACCACCGTACCGCGCCTGCTCGAAAAAGTGTACGAAAAGATCATGAGCGCCGGCAACGAACTGACGGGCGCCAAACGTGCGCTGTTTTTCTGGGCCGTAGGGCTCGGCAAACGGTACGACAATGTCAGGGACGGCGGCTGGTGGTACAACACCCAGCTGAAACTCGCCAACAAGCTCATCTTCTCCAAATGGCGCGAAGCGCTGGGCGGAAGAGTGCAGTTCATCGTCACCGGCGGCGCCGCCTGCCAGGAAAACCTGCTGCGCATCTTCAACGCCGCGCAGATACCCGTGTATGAGGGATACGGCCCCACCGAAAACAGCCCCGTCATCAGCGTAAACAGGCGTTTTACGCCCGACGGCGTGCGTTTTGGCACCACGGGCCCGCCCATCGTGGGACAGGAGGTAAAACTGACCGAAGAAGGCGAAATATGCGTGAAAGGGCCTTCGGTGATGAAAGGTTATTACAAACGGCCCGACCTCACCGCCGAAACGGTGATCGACGGCTGGCTGCATACCGGCGATATCGGTACGTTCATCGACGGGAAATTCCTGAAGATCACCGACCGCAAAAAAGAACTCTTCAAAACCAGCGGCGGCAAATACGTGGCCCCGCAGCCCATCGAAAACAAAAGCAAGGAAAGCCCCTTCGTCGAACAGATCATGGTGGTCGGTTCGGAACGAAAGTTCGTGGCGGCATTGATCGTACCGTCGTTCAACATGCTCAAAAGATGGATGAAACAGAATAATATCGACTTCACCACCAACGAGGAAGCCGTTCGCAACCCGGACGTGCTGGCCATGTACCAGAAGGTGATCGACCGCTACAACGAAAACTTCAACCACGTGGAGCAGATCAAGAAGTTTGCCCTGATGCCGAAGGAGTGGGGCGTGGAAACCGGGGAAATGACTCCCAAACTCAGCCTCCGCCGGAAAGCCATCATGGAGAAGTATAAAGACGTAGTGGAGAAAATTTATGCGGCCTGA
- a CDS encoding DUF1349 domain-containing protein, whose protein sequence is MKKHFLSLMTLCLAALSVSAGDSLRLKAIPHTLQWQTRPATFTVQSDNAFTMTAGKGTDLYASIDGSFYVNNVPKLLFTPDRDFIFSARLRPEFKNVYDAGAILIYSDSSNWAKVIVEKLDNGSIFIGSSVVDNRITDDSYHQAIPTADVHLKLARSGKVYCFYYSTDGRTWKLLRTFSFKQPQQMRIGFYAQSPKGDRLSLQVSDVRYRGVAFKDFFTGE, encoded by the coding sequence ATGAAAAAACATTTCCTCTCCCTGATGACCCTTTGCCTGGCCGCGCTCAGCGTGTCGGCCGGCGATTCCCTGCGGCTCAAAGCCATCCCGCACACGCTGCAATGGCAGACCCGACCGGCCACTTTCACCGTGCAATCGGATAATGCCTTTACCATGACGGCAGGGAAGGGCACCGACCTGTATGCTTCCATCGACGGGAGTTTTTACGTGAACAACGTGCCCAAGCTGCTGTTTACGCCTGACAGGGATTTCATTTTCTCCGCCCGCCTGCGGCCCGAATTTAAAAACGTCTACGATGCGGGCGCCATCCTGATTTACAGCGATTCATCGAACTGGGCGAAAGTGATCGTGGAAAAACTCGACAACGGCAGCATTTTCATCGGCTCATCCGTGGTGGACAACCGCATTACCGACGACAGCTATCACCAGGCCATCCCCACGGCCGACGTGCATTTGAAACTCGCCCGTTCCGGTAAAGTCTACTGTTTTTATTATTCCACCGACGGCCGCACCTGGAAGCTGCTGCGTACGTTTTCTTTCAAACAGCCACAGCAGATGCGCATCGGTTTTTATGCCCAATCGCCCAAAGGAGACCGGCTTTCATTGCAGGTGTCCGACGTCCGTTACCGCGGTGTTGCATTTAAAGATTTTTTCACAGGCGAATAA